A stretch of Rhodoferax potami DNA encodes these proteins:
- a CDS encoding fasciclin domain-containing protein yields MKKLLIASVLALGVAVSAQAKDIVDTAVGAGNFKTLATALGAAGLVDTLKGKGPFTVFAPTDEAFAKVPKADLEALLKDKAKLTAVLTYHVVPGKVMAADVKAGKVKTVQGSDITVSTMGGVKVDAANVIKTDIVADNGVIHVIDSVIMPK; encoded by the coding sequence ATGAAAAAATTGCTGATCGCTTCCGTTCTGGCACTGGGTGTCGCCGTTTCTGCACAAGCTAAAGACATCGTGGACACCGCCGTTGGCGCGGGCAACTTCAAGACCCTGGCTACCGCGCTCGGCGCCGCCGGCCTGGTCGACACACTCAAGGGCAAGGGCCCGTTCACCGTTTTCGCACCGACTGACGAAGCATTCGCCAAGGTCCCCAAGGCCGACCTCGAAGCCCTGCTCAAGGACAAAGCCAAGCTCACCGCGGTGCTGACCTACCACGTGGTCCCCGGCAAAGTGATGGCTGCAGATGTGAAGGCCGGCAAGGTCAAGACCGTGCAAGGCAGCGACATCACCGTCAGCACCATGGGTGGTGTGAAGGTGGATGCCGCCAACGTAATCAAAACCGACATCGTGGCCGACAACGGCGTGATCCACGTGATCGACTCCGTGATCATGCCCAAGTAA
- a CDS encoding pirin family protein: protein MKTLLSIAPLGFPWQTVDPFLFCVHHNDAYPAGNAQMAPDPALLAGRNIGQDFAGKDGWSMYHGDTVPGFPSHPHRGFETVTIVRNGRIDHSDSLGATARFGGGDVQWLTAGKGIVHCEMFPLLHTDAPNPTELFQIWVNLPAKNKMAEPHFTMFWHEDIPRITATDAQGKTTEVVCIAGKLGDKQGLPPPPDSWASEPGSDLGIYTIQLSPGAQWTLPAAESADTRRVLYFFKGGALQVAGEDVPVKSVMVVQADHDCTLVNGDAESELLVLQARPIGEPVAQYGPFVMNTQAEIHQAFADYRRTEFGGWPWGANDPVHPRDKGRFAKHADGKIEER from the coding sequence ATGAAAACACTGCTCTCCATTGCCCCCCTCGGTTTCCCCTGGCAAACCGTGGACCCGTTTTTGTTTTGTGTGCACCACAACGACGCCTACCCCGCGGGCAACGCGCAGATGGCGCCGGACCCTGCCCTGCTGGCCGGCCGCAATATCGGCCAGGACTTTGCCGGCAAAGACGGCTGGAGCATGTACCACGGCGACACCGTGCCGGGCTTTCCCTCACACCCGCACCGGGGGTTTGAGACCGTCACCATCGTGCGCAACGGCCGCATCGACCACTCGGACTCGCTGGGCGCTACCGCCCGCTTTGGCGGCGGTGATGTGCAGTGGCTCACGGCCGGCAAAGGCATCGTGCACTGCGAGATGTTTCCGCTTCTGCACACCGACGCGCCAAACCCCACCGAGCTGTTCCAAATCTGGGTGAACCTGCCGGCCAAAAACAAAATGGCCGAGCCGCACTTCACCATGTTCTGGCACGAAGACATTCCCCGCATCACGGCTACCGACGCGCAGGGCAAAACCACCGAAGTGGTGTGCATCGCCGGCAAGCTGGGTGACAAGCAGGGCTTGCCACCACCCCCGGATTCGTGGGCCAGCGAGCCCGGCAGTGACCTCGGCATCTACACCATCCAACTCAGTCCCGGCGCGCAGTGGACGCTGCCAGCAGCCGAGAGTGCGGACACCCGCCGCGTGCTGTATTTCTTCAAAGGTGGCGCCCTGCAAGTGGCAGGCGAAGACGTGCCGGTGAAGTCGGTGATGGTGGTGCAAGCCGACCACGACTGCACCTTGGTGAATGGCGATGCGGAGTCTGAATTGCTGGTGCTGCAAGCCCGCCCCATCGGTGAGCCGGTGGCTCAATACGGTCCGTTTGTAATGAACACCCAGGCTGAAATCCACCAGGCGTTCGCCGACTACCGTCGCACCGAATTCGGCGGCTGGCCTTGGGGCGCCAATGACCCCGTGCACCCGCGCGACAAAGGCCGCTTTGCCAAGCACGCAGACGGCAAGATCGAAGAGCGCTAG
- a CDS encoding sialidase family protein — translation MLFSSLWSRWAVVLVGAAAVLALDDVARPAGPQPAQAVVPAVSVQGKPVQAASLQRVAMGDVPMPPGTAAAHASSLLPMPASSPAALSLFWFSGERESGPLVQIAATQWDRASGRWLEPRFVVNRHTMGDLLGHGIRRLGNPVAWADANGRIHLFVVATGWGGWAASRVLHLRQSGASTALQDLAFEPVRVLPLSWLWNTSFLVRNAVVPLQDGGTVLPVHFELGLKYPAAVRLDDTGEFAGLVRMSSLAYQLQPSVVVRSPTDWVALMRDERHNGKITAVRTSDGGAHWQDLPDLPLGNPDSAVATFGFGPDQILMAHNPTPEGRTRLDLSRSRDGLEWTLQQTLRTGGGDAEFSYPAMAWADDALWLAYTVDRATLSWQRFTPGGTP, via the coding sequence ATGTTGTTTTCTTCGTTATGGTCCCGGTGGGCAGTTGTGCTCGTGGGCGCGGCGGCGGTGCTGGCGCTGGATGATGTTGCCCGTCCGGCAGGGCCGCAGCCCGCCCAAGCCGTGGTGCCCGCAGTGTCGGTGCAGGGCAAGCCGGTACAGGCCGCCAGCCTCCAGCGGGTTGCCATGGGCGATGTCCCGATGCCGCCCGGAACCGCAGCCGCCCATGCGAGCAGCTTGTTGCCGATGCCGGCCAGCAGCCCTGCGGCATTGAGTCTGTTTTGGTTCTCGGGTGAGCGCGAAAGCGGCCCGCTGGTGCAAATTGCGGCCACCCAATGGGATCGGGCGTCTGGCCGTTGGTTAGAGCCGCGCTTTGTGGTGAACCGCCACACCATGGGCGATCTGCTGGGCCACGGCATCCGCCGCTTGGGCAACCCGGTGGCGTGGGCCGATGCGAATGGCCGTATCCATTTGTTTGTGGTGGCGACCGGGTGGGGCGGCTGGGCGGCCAGTCGGGTGCTGCACTTGCGCCAGAGCGGCGCCTCCACGGCCTTGCAGGATTTGGCGTTTGAACCTGTGCGAGTGCTGCCCTTGTCTTGGCTTTGGAACACCAGTTTTCTGGTGCGCAATGCGGTAGTGCCGCTACAGGATGGTGGCACCGTGCTGCCGGTGCATTTTGAGTTGGGTTTGAAGTACCCCGCCGCAGTGCGCCTCGACGACACCGGTGAGTTTGCCGGCTTGGTTCGCATGTCCAGCCTGGCCTATCAGTTGCAACCCAGTGTGGTCGTGCGCAGCCCCACCGATTGGGTCGCCCTGATGCGCGATGAACGGCACAACGGCAAGATCACCGCTGTACGCACTTCCGATGGCGGTGCCCACTGGCAGGACCTGCCCGATTTGCCTTTGGGCAACCCAGATTCTGCGGTGGCTACCTTCGGTTTCGGGCCGGACCAGATTCTGATGGCCCACAACCCGACGCCTGAAGGCCGGACCCGCCTCGACTTGAGTCGCAGCCGGGACGGGCTGGAGTGGACCTTGCAGCAAACCCTGCGCACAGGTGGCGGCGATGCCGAGTTTTCTTACCCCGCGATGGCGTGGGCGGACGATGCGCTGTGG